The following proteins are co-located in the Macadamia integrifolia cultivar HAES 741 chromosome 3, SCU_Mint_v3, whole genome shotgun sequence genome:
- the LOC122072712 gene encoding phenylcoumaran benzylic ether reductase Betv6-like, whose product MAEKSKILVIGGTGYIGTFIVEASAKSGHPTFALIRESTASDPAKAQLVESFKNSGVTFLYGDLYDHESLVKAIKQVDVVISTVGHGQLADQVKIIAAIKEAGTVKRFFPSEFGNDVDRVHAVEPAKTAFKIKAGIRRAVEAEGIPYTYVSSNFFAGYFLPNLSQPGATAPPRDKIVILGDGNPKAIFNNEKDIGTYTIKAVDDPRTLNKVLYIRSPGNIYSFNELVSLWEKKIGKTVERVYVPEDQVLKNIQEAPVPLNVILAIGHSVFVKGDHTNFEIEASFGVEASELYPDVKYTTVDEYLNQFV is encoded by the exons ATGGCTGAGAAGAGCAAGATACTGGTCATCGGAGGGACTGGTTATATCGGCACGTTCATCGTGGAAGCGAGCGCCAAGTCCGGCCACCCTACCTTTGCTTTGATCAGGGAAAGTACTGCTTCTGATCCAGCGAAAGCCCAACTCGTCGAGAGTTTCAAGAACTCTGGGGTCACCTTCCTCTAC GGGGATCTGTACGATCACGAGAGTTTGGTGAAGGCAATCAAGCAGGTCGATGTTGTGATCTCTACTGTAGGTCATGGGCAGTTGGCAGATCAAGTGAAGATCATCGCTGCTATCAAAGAAGCTGGAACCGTAAAG AGGTTCTTCCCTTCGGAATTTGGGAATGATGTGGATCGTGTCCATGCTGTTGAACCTGCAAAGACTGCATTCAAGATTAAGGCTGGGATCCGCCGGGCTGTTGAGGCTGAAGGGATTCCCTACACTTATGTTTCTTCCAATTTCTTCGCCGGCTACTTTCTTCCCAATTTGTCACAGCCCGGTGCCACTGCACCCCCTAGAGACAAAATCGTCATCTTAGGGGATGGAAATCCCAAAG CAATTTTCAACAATGAGAAAGACATTGGCACCTACACGATTAAAGCAGTCGATGACCCAAGGACCTTGAACAAGGTCCTCTACATCAGATCACCAGGCAACATTTATTCATTCAATGAACTAGTGTCCCtctgggagaagaagataggcAAAACCGTTGAAAGGGTCTATGTTCCAGAGGATCAAGTACTCAAAAACATCCAAG AGGCCCCTGTTCCATTGAATGTGATATTGGCAATTGGGCACTCAGTTTTTGTGAAGGGAGATCATACAAACTTTGAGATAGAAGCTTCATTCGGGGTGGAGGCTTCTGAGCTTTATCCTGATGTGAAATACACCACTGTGGATGAATACCTCAATCAGTTTGTCTGA
- the LOC122073087 gene encoding phenylcoumaran benzylic ether reductase Betv6-like: protein MAEKSKILIIGGTGYIGKFIVEASAKSGHPTFALIREESMASSSSNPAKAKLIQSFKNSGVTLLHGDLYDHQSLVKAIKLVDVVISTVGHTQLALLADQVNIIAAIKEAGTVKRFFPSEFGNDCDRVHVVEPAKTLLGIKARIRRTVEAEGIPYTYVSSNFFAGYFLTNLSQPGATTPSRDKVAILGDGNPKAIFNQEEDTATYTIKAVDDPRTLNKILYVRPPDNIYSFNELISLWEKKIGKTLERLHIPKEELLKNIQEAPNPENLTLAIGHSVYVEGDQTNFKIEPSFGLEASELYPDVKYTTVDEYLSQFV, encoded by the exons ATGGCAGAGAAAAGCAAGATATTGATCATAGGAGGGACTGGCTACATCGGGAAGTTCATAGTGGAAGCCAGTGCCAAGTCCGGCCACCCAACCTTTGCTTTGATCAGGGAGGAGAGcatggcttcttcttcttcaaatccagCCAAAGCCAAACTCATCCAGAGTTTTAAGAACTCTGGTGTCACCTTACTCCAT GGGGATCTGTATGATCACCAGAGTTTGGTGAAGGCTATCAAACTGGTTGATGTGGTGATCTCTACTGTGGGTCATACCCAGTTGGCATTGTTGGCAGATCAAGTGAATATCATTGCTGCCATCAAGGAAGCTGGAACAGTGAAG AGGTTCTTCCCTTCCGAATTCGGGAATGATTGCGATCGTGTTCATGTTGTTGAACCGGCGAAAACTCTACTAGGGATCAAGGCTCGAATTCGCCGGACCGTTGAGGCTGAAGGGATTCCCTACACCTATGTTTCTTCCAACTTCTTCGCCGGCTACTTCCTTACCAATTTGTCACAGCCCGGTGCCACTACACCTTCCAGAGACAAAGTTGCCATCTTAGGGGATGGAAATCCCAAAG CAATTTTCAACCAAGAGGAAGACACTGCCACCTACACGATCAAAGCAGTGGATGACCCAAGAACCTTGAACAAGATCCTCTATGTCAGACCACCAGACAACATTTACTCTTTCAATGAACTCATATCCctatgggagaagaagataggaAAGACCCTTGAAAGGCTCCATATTCCAAAGGAGGAACTACTCAAAAACATCCAAG AGGCTCCTAATCCAGAGAATCTGACTTTGGCAATTGGGCACTCAGTTTATGTAGAGGGAGATCAGACAAACTTCAAGATAGAACCTTCATTTGGGTTGGAGGCATCTGAACTTTATCCTGATGTGAAATACACCACTGTGGATGAATACCTCAGTCAGTTTGTGTGA